The genome window TCTCCCTCATTTTTACGAAAGAtactgaaatcaaaacaaattaaGACATCCACGGACATTAAGCAAACAAACTgattgagaaaataaataatatctaAGGAGAAGCATTTCAATTGTTCATTTCAAAGAAAGTATATCACATACTCTTTATACAGtcacatatttaaaatgtgaagtTATAAGTAATCACACCACATGTGATGTGGAGCAGTAGAATTTGAAATACACAAATCCTGATCAAAAGAAGTTATCCCCAATCCTAATGCAACATCGGGAGATAAGAACCGTCTGATTGTCTTTATGCTTAGAGAAAACCAATACCTGTTTCCAGTTCACAGTTCacacaaagaaaatacacagcAGCTTCAAGAACAGCCACATTATTAAGTTACAGTTTTTTATCGAAAGATGTTTGACAGGAGGATCAGGTGGCCACTTGATGGAATAAAGATGTCAATGACAATTCTTCAGTGAAACTGAAGGCATTGTTAATGCAAAGGTAAAGGCAGCTGAATTACTGACCAGCTCTACAGAAAGCACACAGTAAGGCATCAACACCCATGAGGATAATCCAGTCAAAATGAATGAGgtaaacaaaaatgaaacagtATGTGTCATATATAATCTATTAAGAGGATACTGTTATGAGACGTTGGTTCATTCAGGTCTATGGGGACGCCCTGCTGGTGAAGTAAATGTGACTGTGCTGTCTTTTTGCAAAAGGGCAGATCAATGAGATGAGTAATGTCAGAGGGCAGGGCTGGGCATAGAGGGGGTGGGATTCTGCCAGATGATCATGTGACTTCGTTCAGACCGCTGAGGTGTAGCTTGGGACAACTCAACCGATCCTTCGCTTGCATCGTCTCCTGAAAGAGTGGACGGCTCAGTTATGTATTCGATAAACTAAACGGTAAATAACTGCAATTCTGATACAATACATCAGATTTTTAAACAATTTGAGACAGCAATGCCGTTTTCCTGCAGCTCACCGATTCGGAAGTTGATGTAGCCCTCCCCTCCGCTGAGGATGAGTTGAGAGGTAGTGACGATGCTGCTGCCAGGACAGGTGATCAAACAACCTGTGGGGCAAAGACAAGCGCCCTCTGAAGGATGTCCCTGAATTAACAagttatttaaagtgttttgcaTGTTGGGTTTGGATTCCTACCAGGTGCAGCAATGATGAACCTGACAGCTTGTCTGTGTCCATGGTAACACAGCTGGGCTGATGCAATGGAGCAATATGGGATGGAAACAGCCTCCGACGCTGTTGACAATCATTAATATGGTTAATACTAGATAGAGCACATAGTGTACATGTACTCTGAGTCTAAACAAAACTCACTTATGGATAATGGGATGGAGAAGAGGGCGCCACCTCCTGTGCCCACCCACAGTCGGCCCGAGATGACTGCGAGAGACGAGATCTGGAGAGGTGAGAGTGTCAGGAAGGCTTGGCCTACAGAGGGAGACGAAATATGTGTTAGCTGagctgaagaaaatgttttggacataaaacaaaaaatactgaaTCCAAATAAGGCATAAAAAATGTTGTAGTCCATTGATTAACATTTATGCCCCTGGCTAGTTGACCTTTTCTCAGTTTCTGAACTGCCACCACCCACCGAGAAACACATACTGTGTAAAACACAAAGGCTGCTAAAATACACAACTGTTTTAacatatgaaaagaaaacatcacaaataCCACTTGTTGAATTTTGTTTCCTCAAAATGACAGTGTCCAGCTTAACACAAACACTTGTGGGAGTATTACCAGTATGAGTGTCAACTGTACTTGCTAACATTGTAGGAATTTACTACACTATGCTGAAACTTACTGTATTACTGTAGATTCCAAAGCTAACAGAAACACACGGTACACGTCTCACTGTGAATGCATTATTTCTACACTTCAAATAGATttgtaatgaaagaaaaaaacacagttgtaGCACCTAATGTTTTAGTGACCAAAGCGGTAAAATCGACTTGCTGTAGCGGCCGTCCTGTGGACCAATCAAACAGTCTGAGGATCGGGTCGAGTCGGCATGACGTCCAAACTCCGCTCCCACCAGCACACAGGAAACGAACCTGCTGCTCGTTGCGCTCAGAGACCGAGAATGATTGCTGTGAGGTCAGGTAAGGAAAAATGACGGTGAGTACAAAGAAGAGTGTGAACATGAGACAATGCAAGTACCTCCTCTGTAGAGCTTCAATAATTATTAACTAATCTCTAAATTCTCTGATTTAAACCTTTTCATCCAAAGAAATCATCTTGGACTTAACAGGTGTTAATGATTTttgtcaccattttctgacatttcactgACCAAGCAGCTAATCGAGTTATCAAGAAAATGACAGATTCTGAAAATAATTGATTTTACTCCTTTTTCTCACCTCAACCTTCTTGCTCTCAGTGTCAACCACATATACTTTGTTCCAATATCCCACCCACAGACGGCTACCTTTAGCAAGGCAGCAGCGAATGGGCTGCAAAGGGTTTGATCCAAGAGGCATCACATAGTGTGACAGTAGGTTCCAGCCACCTGTTAATCACAGCACTCATGACTTCATTGTCAACACCGCTGAACATCGAAGTACGTGATAACTGGAGTTAGATTAGACTGAGATGTCACTATAAGATAAAACCGTTACCTGAACCATGTGAGAAAAATGCTAACGTCCCATCAGCTAAACCAGCTGTGACTTGTTCCTGGGAATACCTGTAATAATGAGTCAAGAAAATCAAACTTATTTTCAAAGATTTCTGGATAAAGACATGAGGACAAGTCACATAAAGACAGACAATAATTAAATGATAATACTATAATATTAATATGCTTAAGTCTTCTTACGTGAGCGAATGGATGCCTTCTGAGAGGGAAACAGACTGCAGACAGCGCCTCCTGCCAGCAGAGGCTGAGTGTACCAGTATACTGTGAGAGAGAAAACGATATATAGAGATGCAGTCAAGGTGCTTTGCCAACAAGTATTTTACTCAGACACAgtgatatttttttaagtgaGCTGCTTGTTCAGCGGACACTACCTTCCTTCCTGAGTTCCAATCCACACAGTTCCTGCAGTGTCACCTGATAAGACAGGAAAGATTGTGTCAAAAGGAAGAGCTAAGTAAACAGTGCTGCTCtccaaatgttttcagtaaTTTATCAGTACGATCGGAGGGGATTTTAAGAACAGAACATATCAGAGAATTTGTCTTtaggcagctgctgcagcctttTGTACCAGCACTGACCTACAGGAGGCACAGCACAGATGCAGAGGGCAGGAGCTGTAGGAGGGAGGCTGAACTGATCCAGAACCGTGTTGGACCGTGCCGGGTCAATCACTGTAATATCGCTGCTGAAGGCAGGGCCAGAAACTACCCACACAGAACACTGGCAGAAAGGGACGGATATGGAGTTTGGAAAGATGAGTGGCATGAAACAACACGTCGGAGGTAAGTGTTAGTTATGGTCAGATGGCATTACGCTGTACATGGTGATTAGAGTGGGAGTTGCTTATTGAAACTAGAATAATGACAGACTTACCGTGGCCTCTCCTGAGATCTCAGGTGCGACCGCAACCGCACAGTTCAGCTGAAGAGAGAAACAAGTTATGAACCACAATTCAATGCACCAGAGGTTTGATGTAAAGGCTCCTAgttgattttatttaaatttgctCCACTAAATTGGTCATAAAAGTTATTCCGCTAACAAATTTGTCTCAAAATGTGTGGATATCGatgataaatgtaaatgaagtaGAAAAagacatgtctttttttatgaaAGTCAGTGCACATTCGGCTTATCGTGGACTATTTTGGAACCCGAAACAATTATTTAATCAACTTTGAAGCTAATGATGTATTACTAGATGCTTTGAtccttttaaaacagaaaacaggaacGTTCAGCTGACTGTCAACTTATCAATTTCACATCCATAAAGCGAAGAAGAACTTTGCCTGTATCCAAATtataaacaatgaaatgtgcTGATGTAGTCAGCGAGCCAACATGTTTCTGACttgatttatttgtattattccATTACATTTATCTTGTCCCTTGTATTGCCTTATTGAGAGGGGAGTCATGCCTGTTAATGTTGCCCTTAATTCACTGTTTTGGctatatattttctgttttgtctcaATTTCCATTGTGCATTTCAACATTGAGCATATTTACATCAGTATGTGTATGAGACTTTGGAGCATTATTGTTTATAATGCTGCTACTGGTAATTGGCTTCATGTGTGTTAATGATTGACCTGTAGAGTTACCCATATATAGAGTGAGCTGGTATGCGTCCCTCATTCTGCACTGAGGAAAGTCCAACATGGACCAAAATCTTAGCACTTAAGCACATATTTTCACTGTCTGTACATCCATGTAAACTATCAAATATGAAATTACAAGTGTTTGTCAACCCTGATCCGGGGGTCCCCTTTTTCTGCGTGTTTTAGATGTTTTCCTGCTCCTACACACCTGATTTAAATGAATGGGTCattatcaggcttcagcagcgCTTGATGACAAGCTGATCATTGGAAACAGGTGTGTTGGAACAGGTAGTGTCTACATCATGCTGGACAGAGGACTGAAAAACACTAGACATTTCAACTCTAGACCATCGTCtgaatcttttattttgttctttttggtGTGCAAGTCCTTCCTTCCTGTGCTGTTTTGTCTCTATTCCACATTCTGTACGTGATGAGTTATATAatgaagagatgaagagagagagagagagaaaaaagatgtGAAATGATCTACCTTAGCCGTGGAGTCTCTTTGATCCAACAGTCTGAGCTGCATTAGAACAGGCACATCTTTAGGCTCTGGGACAGGTTCTTGGGATTCCTACATCAATGACAGTTAATCACCAGCATGTTGTTAGGATTGTGGAAATGCACACATCTGAATCAAACTATATAACAGCCAGGGAAACTTTAGTCCCACATTCAATTATGCTGTCAGATTGCTGTATCTCTGTGCACCTATGTGTGCATCCTCATACCTGTGTGTTTGCCAGTGGTGTGCTCCACCCGTGTATCTGCCGTTTTCCAAGCGATGCCCAAATGTGCGAGCGAATTTCTTTGTAGAGTTCTCTCCTCCTGACACGAGGGgagagagcagcaggagaggcagATCTAGGGAGAATGCTTCTGATGATAAATCAGCTTGACTGAGTCTTTAATGATTATTCCATTTTGATGCAAAAAAACGGCTACTAGCTTACTCAGTGTGGGTTAGACTGACAGCTGGTAATTGTGGAGATCCCAGAGGAGAGCGAGTGACTGATGGAGAAGTCGGCAGGGCAAAGGCAGACGCAGGTGGTCGGATTAAGGGTTCCTTGGAGATGCCAAATAACCGGTTGAACCTCAATAAAAAAGGGTTATAAAAGGCTATTATTAAACATGCAATCACTTTGCAAACTTATTCATATCAATCACTGTGTTGTGTCCTTGTGACGCAAAGTGACTTtactgacaaaaacagaaaggatTAAACCCTCTATGGCATCTTTTACTCTTTTTGCCTTAATGTAACCCTCATAAGCTCCAAATTCTGCACATTTAAGTACTTCTAAACACATGGACCCTGACAtggtagtttcttttttttatcatggaGACTATTTCTGGAAACCAAGTGCTGCAGTGCTGAATCCCCACTGGTTTTGTAATTGATATTTAAATCTGCTCACTGATTTAATATGCTTACAGCtgattttccttgtttttccattgtatttttaaattaattgaaTTTATACTGTTTAACATTTCATTGCTTGACGCTAACCGGTAGTTACTAGATTTCAGTATCCTCACGCACACAGTAGCACTCTGCTGTTTTAGGAAATTAAGCTGCAacagacaaatgttttttatgtaatgtATTTTGAGGACACCCcaccaaaaaatgtttttagacATGATTAGATGACAATCACTCACTTTCTCCAAACACTCGACCTTCTGTCCTCTGTGAACCTCTCCTCTTTTGTTGCTCTATAaaagtgaacaaaaaacaaacaaaaaaaaacaggttggaGACAAATATCTGAAATATATTCATTCTTGTTTCAGCCAAATTGTTAGCTCTCTATTTAAAAGTAGCAAAGTTACCTGAGAGTCTGACTACGTCTCACTGCCTCCTGCAGCTCGAACAGGCGTTGCTTGTACTGATTCTTCTCCATGACCACACGAGCCATTTCAGAACGAGAGAAGTGCCGCATGGATGTGGGAAAAGAGGCCTGAATGGAAAGATTTATGCAATTTAATGGGGTACATGCATCAGTTTCGTAATAAACATTAagctgttactgttactgtgtacaaTGTCTCCTTACATCAGCATCCTCAGATTGGAATGGTTCCAGTTCTTTCCGAAGTCTGTGATTAAAAGTGAATATAAACcacaaaaatattttaacagtaGTATTCGTAATAAAAAAGCAATTTACTATTACTTCCAAAAGGTCAAAGaatcaacaaacaaaattaaaatagGAAAACAATCTTCTACACCTCTtggtttcctcctctttctccttgaCCCGGCCCTCTAATCGTGACACCGTGTCCTGAAGAGACGACACTTCCAGTTTTAGAGCTGAGCGGTCGTCAGTCAGCTCTACCACGCGAGATATCACAGCTTTACGGGCAGCATCTACTAATTCActaaaaaacagagcaaaagatGAGTGATTCAGGATTATGAAGAAATCAGCAATCCTTCTGGCAAATAGAGTAAACAGTTCCAACAAGGAAAAGTAGAAACTGTGTGAgtgtttggaaatgttttcGAAAAATCCCATGGACACTCAAATAATCACACTGGACAAGtcataaagaaattaaatatagGACTCACTGGGTGACTTTCAGTTCCTCATACTGAGAAAGAATCTCCTCAAACTGGTCTGTGCTGCCTACACAGggaaaaacattagaaaataaCTCTTAAAACACAGAGAGCACAGATAAGTATAGGTCTAACTAGTATTACTCTTTACTCTTAATTCACATCTAAGAAGAAATGTCTACACAGACTGgtgcaaaatggaaaaaaaagggaagtaaGGCTTCATGAAACCTGCAGCAGGGGACTTTTTCTCTTATGTACTTGCACTTCATGTTAGAGGGATATAAATAGTGTCTCACCATTGCCACATTATATTTAGAAACTACCCTTCTGTCAACTCCAATGTCTGATCACTTACTTTGTGTTTCAATGCGATACAAAACATAATACACTGtcattgtttgtttcagttttcaggTGCTTGCACAACTATCTGACTGAGGGTTACAAAATGACTGTTTCGTAACTGTTAATTAAACCTCTTGTAAAAGATGGAGGCAAAGTACATAAACCATGTTTGTGACAAAGACTTTACCTCTAACACTGGCCCCTTGGTCCACACTCTCCACATAGTCCCGACTCAGCTCTGATAGTTCAGAGAACACAGAGTCAGTGTTGCGCATCTCCCATTCCAGACTAtcatcttcctccacctcctcctcttccacttcttttttttcctgcctcccttccctctgctcctcctctacTTTgcactccttctctctctccttctcagtCTCCTCCAACTCTGCCATCTCGTCCTCCATGCTGGTCTCCAACTCATTACTTGATGGCTCTTTGGTGTTAGTTCTGGCAACTGGAGTGCTGACAACAATAATCCAAAAGAAAGAGTAAGAAAATAGTTGTATAtttaatgtgctgtgtgtgaacACTTCAATGAGCTAAATGTGTGTTTAGTTCATGATTAACTTTCAAACTTCAAACTTTATGGTTTCATTACCTTGTATCCACACAGCCATGAAACTGCTTCAGCTCAGGAGTGgagctgatgatgtcattgatAAACTGATCTGCAGTGGGCTTTACCGCAATGTCAACCGCCTTCTCCTCCCTGGCTACTAGATCTTCAAAACACGCCGGAACAGAATTTGAATGTGGTCTTTGAAGTATCTGCAAAAAAGAGCAGCAAACAAACTTTCCCTCTGCCAAACTCTTgtatttaaaactttaaaaacacaagtgtgtTAAGTGAGAAAATGTTTACCTGTTCATTAACACTGGACTCTGACAAGACTTGGTTGGATGGAAATTCAGGATTCTTGGAACGAATGTGATTCCTAAACGCATTATCCAGTGTTACATAGGCAGAGATAAGTCATCTGAATTATCTGCATAcatgtctgtatttttcttacttttaacCGCACAATTACGTCACTAAAATCATAACCTGTGCATTATGTTTAACACCCTAAAACAATTTTGGTGCGAGGCATGTgtgcaatgctgtttttttacattatttctaAACTTAGCTGTCAATACCATTTTTCAGACATAAGACCAAAGGTGAAATTAAATAAGAAATACGCTTTCTGGCAAGTGAGCTGAccatttacacaaaaacaaaaacgtcaAAAATGTGCAATACtataattttagtttttttaaactaattGCTATTTTTCtgttacatactgtatactgttcTCCGTATCCTCGTGAAAGCTAAACACAGATACTGTGCCACTACTGCTGGAATGCAATTGTTAAGGTTAATTGCagaaatgtagtttgcaggTTAGAACGGGGTTCAATATCAAGAAAGACTCACAATGAAGCTGCTGTCATGGAATACCTATAGCCTTCCTGTGTGAGACACTATCTACAGAATAAGATTTATTTCCCATTAACGATTACGGAATAAGAACAACCTTAGAGGAGAGTCTCTTTCAGAatccttcttcttttccaaCAGTTCCCGATACGTGTGAGCCAACTGAGGGATAGGACATTGGAGAAGAATAATGAGAAAAATCTGCTAAATACTACATAATAGTGTGTTAATGAAGTCCTGTGTGGTAATACAAATTGCACACAATTTTTCTAACTTCACAGCTGTATCTGACCTTGCTGTGAGTATGCTTCAGTGTGCTGAGTTCTCTACCCAGATTGGCCTTCTGCTCCTCCAAGGCCACCactgcaagaaaacaaaaacatttagctTCAAAGTGCATCTGGTCAGGACATGCacaaaaagatgaataaatctTAAAAAGTTTTAAATACAGGGCTATTATGCAATATTCAAATACTCACACTGATCAGCTTGCTCTCTTGCTTTCTTCTCCAGATCTCTCTCCCGCcgttctttctccttctccctccccctcaTGGCTCTCCTCTCTTGTTCAATTTGATCATCCAGTTCCAGATACCTCTACAGGAATCAAAATGCTTTAACAGCTCTGAGCACAGACCACCCGCCTACTTTCACAGCTTTTAAAATCACATAACTGAAATCACGGTACACAACCCTCCATCAATTCCCACCTCCTGACTTTCCTTCCTGAGTGTTCTCTCTGCTTGGTATCTCTCCAACAGCTCTTCTCGCTCTGCTTTCTCCCTCTCCGCCTCCTCTTCCCTGTCTCTCAGCTGGGCTTTGCAGCTGGCCAACCCCTCCAGGACCCACACGAATATGGGCACCAGCGACTCAACCACACCTTCACCATGGGTCTCAATAACTGTCTGTGATCACACAAAGCAGCAGCGTGACAAACCAAATATAATACGTGCAACAAAATCTACAAAATAGTCCCATTCCGAAAAACAATAATGACATACAAATGAAATGTTATTCTATTTACCTGTAGTTCTGAGTATAGTTTTCCTGCTTCTTCACTCACAATGTTGGGGTCCAGCTCCACCTCCCCGGTCCCACACAGCACCCTCTCACTGTACTCCATCAGATTAATTTAATCTGCTGTATTAACTGTCAATGCGGTTTCCCAACTCAACACCAACGGTAAATTATCTTTTAACTCTATAAACCACACTGGCTACACTTCCTCAACAACTAATAAAACTAGTTTTTCTAGATTTCTAACATTTCTGCTGACGCCAGCACAGCCCATCATCCACAACTTCATCGTCCATTTCTTCTTGAGAAGGACATCATTCTCTTAGGGTTGGGGTTGTCAGGGGGTGTTTTAGAGTCCATCCtttggaaagaaaaggaggaaatatAATCATATATAACAATCTTAAATCTCCCCTACAATGCATTCTAACTGCAAAATGACAGTCAACTGCTCAAGCTCAGACATGCTTCTTTTTACTGTATTCGAATTAACATTAGCTTATAATTGGTTGAACATGATCATGTGATTTTCTAGTATTTTAATCCATGACTAACCAGAGAGGATGAAATTCAAATTCCAATGGTTGGTGTTATTTCAGGGTATACACTAAGAGGACATTCATTGCAGATCAGTTAGTACACGTGTTAGTGTTCAGGCTTACAGACAAAAGTAAACATACTTGATTACTCTCAGTCACACATTCATTCTTCGACGGATTTCTCTTTAAAGGCAGAAACAAGCGTGTTGTATGTGGTTCAGTGGATTTAATACATTCATATACATAACTTCACTACTACTCAAGCATGAGTACCAAAATTGCTGAAACAATTGGTTGACACAACAGAAAATTGGCAACTACATTTTCAaccaaaaaagaacatttagTAGTTTCCGCATCTCTATTGGGAGGACTTCCctgctttgttgttttgttttatgtcagGGTTTTTCCCAAACATCAGAAGGCTTTGGCACAGTACCCAGGAGGTTTTAAGGCACAACCTAAgccaaatgaaagtgaaactaaTGTGGAGAGCACCAAAACTAACAAAATCGTGTGGTTGTAGTTTGATCATCAGTGGACTTCCTCTGCAAGTTTTATCAATAAGCTCTTTGGGTGTTGATTATTTATAATCCATTCTAGCTTTTCTAACTTCCCATCAAATTTATGCACCTAAGCCGCCCACAAACCAAGTGAAAAGACTGTAAacagtaaactaaatatctCTGGGTATGAACTGATGACCAGACAAaactaatgtttattttttatttatcatttattaaattTTTCCTTGAAATGTGACTCAAATGAATAATTGTAATTAAATTAGCATAGTTAAATATTATGTCATGTAACCGAAAATACTTTTGACGGATCTGGATCGTCATACACTGGGCTTTAATGGATCATTGCTTCATTCTGTTGTACTACCTCCTTATAGCTTTACTTCTGTGAAAAAATGTTATGcccctttctgttttttattgccTATAATCTTATATGGCCTGTCCTCTTCCAGGTTGACAGCAGAGTGGAGCGGAGGTCATGTGTCTCAGACACCACTTGGCGATGCCTTTGCCTGCTCAGtcgtcctcctggatccacacgcCTCACATAATATATAATTACTTGTATAAGATATTCTGTCAACACCATTTATAGAccgtgattttgttgttctgttatGTGcatgcaacatctattgcatgtctgtccgccCTGAGAGAGGGATCTCTCCTCTGTGGCTTTTCTTGATCTCTCTTCAGCCTATTTTTTCCTGGGCAAGTTTTTCCCCACTTAAATCAAGGGTCTAAAGACAGCGGACGTGGTCTCTGTGCAGATTTTAAAGCCCACTGGGGTAATGTGACCATGATTTGGGGCTgtataaaattgatttgatttttgaaaattgaaaaacaaaacaaaacagcaaccTCGAGAAGAAGCATCAGCAAATTGTGATGGGAATTGTTTTTACTATTTCCTGATACCCTTTGGACAAAGCGATTAATCAAGACGATAAAAAGCAAGCAATTGATAAGGAAAATAATCCTTAGCTGCAGTCTTAATCACATATATTGTAAGAGGTCTAATGAAAGGCTGTGGCTCCAAAATGACATGCAGCTACTTGGCTTTAAAGAGTTTCTAATGTGCTGCAATCTGGCAATCAACCTACATATCAAAAAGACAGTAGATCttaatatgtatgtatgtctgatAGGGATCATGTCATGTGTGGACATACCGTTCAAACCAAATTAACGTCtgtacatgtactgtgtgtgtgtgtgtgtgtgtgtgtgtgtgtgtgtgtgtacagcccCACTAACAGCACACATAAATGCAAAACGGTTGAATGTAAACACTAACGTGACAGCGACAGGTCATATGCAGACGTAATTAGGCTAATTTACCGTCTAGGTTAGCTAAAAACCACAGAAACCTCCGATATGACAGGCCTGAATTGAGATACTGTATAAATAAGTAACATGATTGACAGTGGACACCTTGAGAGATCTTTGGCAGCAAGTTTAAAAGTTGTAACTTGACCGAAAAATAAACCGAGTCGTCGCGGTGCTCGGCTGCGCTTTCACAAACTCACCTTAATGGCTGACTCCCGTCGCGACTTTCATTTCTCTGCCCCCAAAATACTGAAATTCCAGCCGTTTTTTTACTTCGGGGACGATATCAATTACACATAAACGACTTAAAAGAAGGGGGTGTTGTTTGATTGTGACGAGCACAGACATGTTCTCGGtctggccaatcagagcgctGAGGTTGTCGTGTGGAACCAATAggcgggaggaggaggcgggacGTGGGCAGGTCTGTtttctgaaggagaaaaaaaagtttcctgaAACTTGAACGATGACACGTGACCAAGGAGGCTTCAGCGGGCTGTCAGGTGACCCGAGCCGTGCACGTCAAAGACGGATACCTGTGGAAATACCTCACATACGTGACAACCAGCTGCTCTTTCTCTACATGAGAATAGTATCAGAAAGTCAACAGTGGCCGCATCGTGCAGGGTGCCTGTGGATAAGTTACTCAGGTGTCAGGTTAGTTTACAGAGCAAACTGAATGGGCCAAGTCATTGGCTTAAGTCAGTTTTCATGTGAAATTTAAATTTTTCATgaatattgtgaaaaaaaaatcctagtGTTTCATGAAAATATAGGCCAttttttcaatagcttccgAGTCATTTGACCCACTG of Sparus aurata chromosome 17, fSpaAur1.1, whole genome shotgun sequence contains these proteins:
- the LOC115567238 gene encoding C-Jun-amino-terminal kinase-interacting protein 4 isoform X1, yielding MEYSERVLCGTGEVELDPNIVSEEAGKLYSELQTVIETHGEGVVESLVPIFVWVLEGLASCKAQLRDREEEAEREKAEREELLERYQAERTLRKESQERYLELDDQIEQERRAMRGREKEKERRERDLEKKAREQADQLVALEEQKANLGRELSTLKHTHSKLAHTYRELLEKKKDSERDSPLRNHIRSKNPEFPSNQVLSESSVNEQILQRPHSNSVPACFEDLVAREEKAVDIAVKPTADQFINDIISSTPELKQFHGCVDTSTPVARTNTKEPSSNELETSMEDEMAELEETEKEREKECKVEEEQREGRQEKKEVEEEEVEEDDSLEWEMRNTDSVFSELSELSRDYVESVDQGASVRGSTDQFEEILSQYEELKVTHELVDAARKAVISRVVELTDDRSALKLEVSSLQDTVSRLEGRVKEKEEETKRLRKELEPFQSEDADASFPTSMRHFSRSEMARVVMEKNQYKQRLFELQEAVRRSQTLRATKEERFTEDRRSSVWRKFNRLFGISKEPLIRPPASAFALPTSPSVTRSPLGSPQLPAVSLTHTESILPRSASPAALSPRVRRRELYKEIRSHIWASLGKRQIHGWSTPLANTQESQEPVPEPKDVPVLMQLRLLDQRDSTAKLNCAVAVAPEISGEATCSVWVVSGPAFSSDITVIDPARSNTVLDQFSLPPTAPALCICAVPPVGDTAGTVWIGTQEGSILVHSASAGRRRCLQSVSLSEGIHSLTYSQEQVTAGLADGTLAFFSHGSGGWNLLSHYVMPLGSNPLQPIRCCLAKGSRLWVGYWNKVYVVDTESKKVEQSFSVSERNEQQVRFLCAGGSGVWTSCRLDPILRLFDWSTGRPLQQVDFTALVTKTLGQAFLTLSPLQISSLAVISGRLWVGTGGGALFSIPLSITSEAVSIPYCSIASAQLCYHGHRQAVRFIIAAPGCLITCPGSSIVTTSQLILSGGEGYINFRIGDDASEGSVELSQATPQRSERSHMIIWQNPTPSMPSPAL
- the LOC115567238 gene encoding C-Jun-amino-terminal kinase-interacting protein 4 isoform X5, whose protein sequence is MEYSERVLCGTGEVELDPNIVSEEAGKLYSELQTVIETHGEGVVESLVPIFVWVLEGLASCKAQLRDREEEAEREKAEREELLERYQAERTLRKESQERYLELDDQIEQERRAMRGREKEKERRERDLEKKAREQADQLVALEEQKANLGRELSTLKHTHSKLAHTYRELLEKKKDSERDSPLRNHIRSKNPEFPSNQVLSESSVNEQILQRPHSNSVPACFEDLVAREEKAVDIAVKPTADQFINDIISSTPELKQFHGCVDTSTPVARTNTKEPSSNELETSMEDEMAELEETEKEREKECKVEEEQREGRQEKKEVEEEEVEEDDSLEWEMRNTDSVFSELSELSRDYVESVDQGASVRGSTDQFEEILSQYEELKVTHELVDAARKAVISRVVELTDDRSALKLEVSSLQDTVSRLEGRVKEKEEETKRLRKELEPFQSEDADASFPTSMRHFSRSEMARVVMEKNQYKQRLFELQEAVRRSQTLRATKEERFTEDRRSSVWRKFNRLFGISKEPLIRPPASAFALPTSPSVTRSPLGSPQLPAVSLTHTERRELYKEIRSHIWASLGKRQIHGWSTPLANTQESQEPVPEPKDVPVLMQLRLLDQRDSTAKLNCAVAVAPEISGEATCSVWVVSGPAFSSDITVIDPARSNTVLDQFSLPPTAPALCICAVPPVGDTAGTVWIGTQEGSILVHSASAGRRRCLQSVSLSEGIHSLTYSQEQVTAGLADGTLAFFSHGSGGWNLLSHYVMPLGSNPLQPIRCCLAKGSRLWVGYWNKVYVVDTESKKVEQSFSVSERNEQQVRFLCAGGSGVWTSCRLDPILRLFDWSTGRPLQQVDFTALVTKTLGQAFLTLSPLQISSLAVISGRLWVGTGGGALFSIPLSITSEAVSIPYCSIASAQLCYHGHRQAVRFIIAAPGCLITCPGSSIVTTSQLILSGGEGYINFRIGDDASEGSVELSQATPQRSERSHMIIWQNPTPSMPSPAL